A segment of the Chloroflexota bacterium genome:
CTTTCGGCTCGGCGACACGTGGATGCTGCTCTGCATCAGCCACCCGCTCGGCTGCCGCTACTACCTCGGGGACTGGGACGCCGAGGCCGAGCAGTTCGTCCCGACCTCGCACGCGCGGCTCAACTGGCGGCGCGACGATCAGCCGGTCTGGGGCGTCCACAGCCGCACCGACTACTTCGCGCCCGAGAGCGTGCTGACGCCGGACGGTCGGCGGGTGATGTGGGCCTGGATCCGGACGGCCGGGACGGATGCCGGCCTGCGTCTGCGGACGATCCAGGCGCTGCCGCGCGAGCTGGAGCTGCCCGCGGACGGCGTCCTGCGCATGCGGCCCCTCCGTGAGCTGGAATCCCTGCGGTACGAGCCACGTCAGCTCGACAACGTCGCCATCGCCGAGCCGGTGCTGGCGTTCGCCGACCCGGTGCCGCCGGTCGCTGCGCCGTCGCTCCAGCGTGTGCTGACGCTCGACGGCGAGGCCTGGGAGCTTCGCATCACGATCCCGCGTGCCGAGGCCCGGCGCAAGCTGTTCGGCGTGGTGCTCTTCTCAGATGGGGCCGGCGGCGGGCTGCCGATCGTCCTGCGGCCGGAGACGGGGACGCTGCGGGTGGGCGGGACCGATGCTCCGTTCGCCGTGGCCGATCTGCCAGACGGCGAGGATGTCGAGCTGCGGATCTTCGTGGACCGCTACATCGTCGAGGTCTTCGCCTCCGACCGGCAGGCCGTCTTCTACGCTGTGGACACACGGCCGGGGATCGGCCTGGACGCCTTTACCGTCGGCGCGCCGACCACCCTGGCGACGGTCGAGGCCTGGAAGCTGCGTCCGACCAACGCCGGCTTTCTCGACGCCCGGCAGAGCGCGATCTGGCGTCCCGATGAACGCTGACCCTGGCAGCCAGCCCGGCCAGCGGGCCGCCGCCCCAAGGCCGGCCAGCAGCCGCCCCGCCTGAGGAGTCCCATGTCCGACCGCCTCCGACCGACCTACCATTTCCAGCCGCCCGCCAACTGGATGAACGACCCGAACGGGCTGCTTCAGTGGCAGGGCCGCTACCACCTCTTCTACCAGTACAACCCCAACGGCGCGTTCCACGGCACGATCCACTGGGGCCACGCCGTCACCGACGACCTTGTCCACTGGCAGGATCTCCCGATCGCCCTCGCGCCGACGCCGGGGGGCCCGGACAAGGACGGCGTCTACTCCGGCTGCGGCTTCGACAACTACGGCACGCCGACCGTGATGTACACGGGCGTTCGGCCGCAGGTGCAGTGCATCGCGACCGCCGACGACCCGACCGATCCCGATCTGACGGCCTGGACGAAGCACGCCGCCAATCCGGTCATCCCCGATTCACCTGAGGGCATGCCCGTCGAGGGGTTCCGCGATCCGTTCATCTGGCGCGAGGTCGATGGCTGGTACTGCGTCGTCGGGTCGGGGGTGACCGGCGAGGGCGGCAACATCCTCCTCTACCGCTCCCCCGATCTGGTGGCCTGGGAGTACCTGGGTGAGCTGTGTCGCGGCGTTGAGGCCGAGACCGGCCGCATGTGGGAGTGCCCGAACTTTTTCCCGCTCGGGGGGAAGCACGTCCTGCTGATCTCGCCGATCCCGCTGCGGAAGGTGCTGTTCCTGGTCGGCGAGTACCGCGAGCATCGGTTTACGCCCGAGCGCACGGGCATCGTGGACGACGGCGGCTGCTACTACGCGCCCCAGGTGATGCTCGACGGGCAGGGGCGGCGGCTGATGTGGGGCTGGCTGCGCGAGGATCGCGATGTCGAGACCCAGAAGGCGAGCGGCTGGTCCGGCGTGATGTCGCTGCCGACCGAGCTGTCGCTGACGGCCGATGGACGGCTGGCCGTGCGACCGGTGGCGGAGGTCGAGATGCTGCGCGGCGCGCACCAGCGGCTCGAAGGCATCGAGATCCCGGATGGGCGGACCGTGCCGCTCGGTGAAGTCAGCGGCGACCGGCTGGAATTGGGCCTGACGCTCGATCCCGGCGATGCCGCCGAGGTCTGGCTGAGCGTCCTGCGCTCACCAGATGGGGCTGAGGAGACGCGCATCGTGTTCGACCGCGCAGCGGGCGAGCTGTGGGTTGACCGCGCGCGCTCGACCCTCGACAGCGTGCCGGATCGTGAGCGGCGCGGCGCGACGGTCCGGCCTGAGGCCGACGGCTCGCTGCGGCTGCGGGTGTTCGTGGATGGCTCGGTCGCGGAGGTCTTCGCGGCGGACGGCGCCAGTCTCACCAGCCGTGTCTACCCGACGCGTGCAGACAGCGTCGGGGTGTGCCTGGGCGCGCGCGGCGGCGCTGCTCGAATCCGCGACGTGGACGTCTGGGAGATGCAGCCGATCTGGGGTCCGGGCGAGCGCCGCATCCCTGAGTAGGTTGGCAGGTGCCTGCCGGCGTCGCCCTCGCGGTGAGGCCGGCCGGCTACCATGTGAGCACGCAGGCGGC
Coding sequences within it:
- a CDS encoding glycoside hydrolase family 32 protein translates to MSDPTLTYHLMHPGGDSSPGDPNAAFYLDGLYHLHYILAHPWQGGKSYSFVHVTSPDMLHWTWQPTKLQPSFTGHGMYSGTGFVTREGRPAVIYHGQGSGRNQIALAKDRALSAWEQPYPVNVKTADGADADITHWDPDCFTIGDTYYAISGGKNPPLFRSTDLQTWTLVGDFLQHDVPDAGIGEDISCPNFFRLGDTWMLLCISHPLGCRYYLGDWDAEAEQFVPTSHARLNWRRDDQPVWGVHSRTDYFAPESVLTPDGRRVMWAWIRTAGTDAGLRLRTIQALPRELELPADGVLRMRPLRELESLRYEPRQLDNVAIAEPVLAFADPVPPVAAPSLQRVLTLDGEAWELRITIPRAEARRKLFGVVLFSDGAGGGLPIVLRPETGTLRVGGTDAPFAVADLPDGEDVELRIFVDRYIVEVFASDRQAVFYAVDTRPGIGLDAFTVGAPTTLATVEAWKLRPTNAGFLDARQSAIWRPDER
- a CDS encoding glycoside hydrolase family 32 protein, whose translation is MSDRLRPTYHFQPPANWMNDPNGLLQWQGRYHLFYQYNPNGAFHGTIHWGHAVTDDLVHWQDLPIALAPTPGGPDKDGVYSGCGFDNYGTPTVMYTGVRPQVQCIATADDPTDPDLTAWTKHAANPVIPDSPEGMPVEGFRDPFIWREVDGWYCVVGSGVTGEGGNILLYRSPDLVAWEYLGELCRGVEAETGRMWECPNFFPLGGKHVLLISPIPLRKVLFLVGEYREHRFTPERTGIVDDGGCYYAPQVMLDGQGRRLMWGWLREDRDVETQKASGWSGVMSLPTELSLTADGRLAVRPVAEVEMLRGAHQRLEGIEIPDGRTVPLGEVSGDRLELGLTLDPGDAAEVWLSVLRSPDGAEETRIVFDRAAGELWVDRARSTLDSVPDRERRGATVRPEADGSLRLRVFVDGSVAEVFAADGASLTSRVYPTRADSVGVCLGARGGAARIRDVDVWEMQPIWGPGERRIPE